In Pseudoalteromonas carrageenovora IAM 12662, the following proteins share a genomic window:
- a CDS encoding bifunctional diguanylate cyclase/phosphodiesterase, with protein sequence MSSEQNDFLFLEQDYEDEEVVEQSKFWDILIVDDEPEIHSVTKLALSGLEYNGAGLRFHDAYSGAEAIEVLANNESICVIFLDVIMETDDAGLQVVKKVREELNNHHVRIILRTGQAGNTPEEKVIREYDINDYKTKTELTRSKLVTSLITAIRSYEQVCKLEYQSYAMNTIVSASKSILGLTDIKQLCKEIVQHMSIILQCEAQGLVCSKLDGDDFIQVLGGNGAYHSCFGEKLSTINHKIFSQVEQCFNLSEHHYTDSTATFLLKSKHRKAALYIECDNIPTDEQLQFAEIFLTNVSVALDNVRLFVKLRDAAYKDVLTGISNRTNFIERVAHFQNPHVNDYVFVLIDVVNFADINNGLGQEVGNKLLIGIVQRLKENYPKAKELSRIGADVFGFLVRRDEFDLKALNEYLSKPFNAEDNVLPIDFRIALCEQQDFQSTGIDTLKVAYIALNQAKKIKHKEGVYYTIEMQDKMAWRLGIIRQLRHDFSRNKLEVWYQPQLALDDLSLIGCEALLRWPAENGTYISPAEFVPLAEDAGLIVDIGQWVLEQACQQQKRLEKMGEEIGIAVNVSVPQFKVKGYAQNVKATLEKYGVKPKNIELEVTESVVMDELDTVVNTLRELKELGIEVAIDDFGTGFSSLSYIQSLPLDRLKIDRAFIKDLPDKDTGAIASLVISLGAKLGLKTIAEGVETQQQAQFLKDLGCDEVQGFMYAKPMPEHELVEFINKRNNKI encoded by the coding sequence ATGTCGTCAGAGCAAAATGATTTTTTATTTTTAGAACAAGACTATGAAGATGAAGAAGTAGTTGAGCAGTCTAAGTTTTGGGACATTTTAATTGTTGATGACGAACCAGAAATTCACTCAGTAACAAAACTTGCTCTATCAGGATTAGAATACAATGGTGCAGGCCTGAGGTTTCATGATGCTTACTCAGGGGCTGAAGCTATAGAAGTATTGGCAAATAACGAGAGTATTTGTGTAATATTTTTAGACGTTATAATGGAAACCGACGATGCAGGCTTACAAGTTGTAAAAAAAGTACGTGAGGAGCTTAATAATCACCACGTCAGGATTATTTTAAGAACAGGGCAAGCGGGTAATACTCCTGAAGAAAAAGTGATACGTGAGTACGATATAAATGACTACAAAACTAAAACAGAACTCACGCGCTCAAAGCTAGTCACTTCTTTAATCACTGCTATTCGTTCGTACGAGCAAGTGTGCAAGCTTGAGTATCAGAGCTATGCAATGAATACGATTGTTTCTGCGTCTAAATCTATTTTGGGGCTGACGGATATAAAGCAGCTATGTAAAGAAATTGTTCAGCACATGAGCATTATTTTACAGTGTGAAGCGCAAGGGTTAGTGTGTAGCAAGCTAGATGGTGATGATTTTATTCAAGTCTTAGGTGGTAATGGCGCATACCATAGCTGCTTTGGTGAAAAGCTCTCGACAATCAATCATAAAATTTTTTCTCAAGTCGAGCAGTGTTTTAATTTATCTGAGCATCATTATACTGACTCCACAGCGACTTTTTTATTAAAAAGCAAACACAGAAAAGCCGCTTTATATATTGAATGTGACAACATCCCCACTGATGAACAACTTCAGTTTGCCGAGATATTTCTAACCAATGTAAGTGTCGCACTTGATAATGTAAGGCTTTTTGTGAAGCTAAGAGATGCGGCTTATAAAGATGTACTTACTGGAATTTCTAATAGAACAAATTTTATAGAACGCGTAGCACACTTTCAAAACCCTCACGTAAATGACTATGTTTTTGTATTAATTGATGTTGTAAATTTTGCAGACATTAATAATGGGCTTGGCCAAGAAGTTGGTAATAAGCTTTTAATAGGTATTGTGCAGCGCTTGAAAGAAAACTACCCAAAAGCGAAAGAGTTATCGCGTATTGGTGCTGATGTTTTTGGCTTTCTTGTTAGGCGAGATGAATTTGATTTAAAAGCGTTAAATGAATACTTAAGTAAACCATTTAATGCCGAAGATAACGTATTACCTATCGACTTTAGAATAGCCTTATGTGAACAACAAGATTTTCAAAGTACTGGCATTGATACTTTAAAGGTGGCTTATATAGCCCTAAACCAAGCTAAAAAAATAAAGCATAAGGAGGGGGTATATTACACCATCGAAATGCAGGACAAAATGGCTTGGCGCTTAGGAATTATTAGACAATTACGCCATGATTTTTCACGTAATAAATTAGAGGTATGGTATCAGCCACAATTAGCACTAGATGACTTATCATTAATAGGCTGTGAAGCATTACTTAGATGGCCTGCTGAAAACGGAACCTACATATCACCAGCTGAATTTGTTCCTTTAGCTGAGGATGCAGGCTTAATTGTAGATATAGGCCAGTGGGTGCTTGAGCAAGCTTGCCAACAGCAAAAGCGCCTTGAAAAAATGGGTGAAGAAATAGGCATTGCTGTGAATGTATCTGTACCTCAGTTTAAAGTTAAAGGTTACGCTCAAAATGTAAAAGCGACTTTAGAAAAGTATGGTGTTAAACCTAAAAATATTGAATTAGAAGTAACTGAAAGCGTAGTAATGGATGAACTTGATACTGTTGTAAATACATTAAGAGAGCTAAAAGAGCTGGGGATAGAAGTCGCTATTGATGATTTTGGCACTGGCTTTTCATCATTAAGTTATATACAAAGCTTACCATTGGATAGACTTAAAATAGACAGGGCATTTATTAAAGACTTACCTGATAAAGACACTGGTGCTATAGCGTCGTTAGTTATTTCATTAGGTGCAAAGTTAGGTTTAAAAACAATTGCTGAAGGCGTCGAAACACAGCAACAAGCTCAATTTTTAAAGGATTTAGGTTGTGATGAGGTACAGGGTTTTATGTACGCTAAACCTATGCCAGAGCACGAGCTTGTTGAGTTTATTAATAAACGAAATAATAAAATTTAA
- a CDS encoding chemotaxis protein CheX: MNVEFINPFLSSLINVLSTMAQTQLKPGKPRIKTDEIACGDVSGLIGMVGPQTRGSFSITFDEELALTIMERMLGERPDSIDEEVTDMVGEITNMVTGGAKNLLGEKGFDFDMATPIVVSGKGHTITHKSQGKKIIMPFSSDAGNANIEVSFDKL, translated from the coding sequence ATGAATGTAGAGTTCATCAATCCCTTTTTATCTTCTTTGATCAATGTGTTAAGCACAATGGCGCAAACTCAATTAAAACCTGGTAAACCTCGTATTAAGACCGATGAGATAGCGTGTGGCGATGTATCAGGCCTAATAGGCATGGTTGGTCCACAAACTCGTGGGTCATTTTCAATTACGTTCGATGAAGAGCTTGCATTAACTATTATGGAACGCATGCTAGGTGAGCGTCCAGATTCTATAGACGAAGAAGTTACCGATATGGTGGGTGAAATAACCAATATGGTAACCGGTGGCGCTAAAAACTTATTAGGCGAAAAAGGCTTCGACTTTGATATGGCAACCCCTATTGTTGTATCTGGTAAAGGTCATACTATTACTCATAAAAGCCAAGGTAAAAAAATTATTATGCCATTTAGCAGTGATGCTGGTAACGCCAATATTGAAGTTAGCTTCGACAAACTATGA
- the dusA gene encoding tRNA dihydrouridine(20/20a) synthase DusA — MLDWTDRHCRTFHRKMTKHTVLYTEMITTGAILFGRGDYLHFNKHEGPVALQLGGSDPKALAQCAKLAGERGYDEINLNVGCPSDRVQNGRFGACLMAEPELVAECVAAMKSEVNIPVTVKTRIGIDEQDSYEFLCALIEASHKVGCDDFIIHARKAWLNGLSPKENREVPPLDYPRVYQLKKDYPQLDLSINGGVKTIEQSLEHLQHIDGVMIGREAYSNPFMLNEVDEKIYGEVANTQSRHDVVRSMYDYIEGEMSEGANFWHVARHMLGIFQGQPGARGFRRHLSENGHGKQADLSVMDKALSFVPE; from the coding sequence ATGTTGGATTGGACTGATCGCCATTGTCGTACTTTTCATCGTAAAATGACTAAGCACACGGTTTTGTATACAGAAATGATTACCACAGGGGCTATTTTGTTTGGCCGTGGTGATTACCTGCATTTTAATAAGCACGAAGGCCCTGTTGCACTGCAGTTAGGAGGCTCTGATCCTAAAGCACTTGCTCAATGTGCAAAGCTTGCTGGTGAGCGTGGTTATGACGAAATAAACTTAAATGTGGGTTGTCCATCAGACAGAGTACAAAACGGTCGGTTTGGTGCATGTTTAATGGCAGAGCCTGAACTTGTTGCAGAGTGTGTTGCTGCTATGAAAAGCGAAGTAAATATTCCTGTGACTGTAAAAACACGTATTGGTATTGATGAGCAAGACTCGTATGAGTTTTTATGTGCGTTAATTGAAGCATCTCATAAAGTAGGTTGTGATGATTTTATTATTCACGCTCGTAAAGCATGGCTCAATGGCTTAAGCCCTAAAGAAAACCGTGAAGTTCCACCTCTTGATTACCCGCGTGTTTATCAATTGAAAAAAGATTACCCACAGCTTGATTTAAGCATTAATGGCGGTGTAAAAACAATTGAGCAAAGCCTTGAGCATTTACAGCATATAGATGGCGTAATGATTGGTCGCGAAGCGTATAGCAATCCATTTATGCTAAATGAAGTCGATGAAAAAATTTATGGCGAGGTTGCCAATACGCAATCACGTCATGATGTAGTTCGCTCTATGTATGACTACATTGAAGGGGAAATGTCTGAAGGTGCTAACTTTTGGCATGTTGCACGCCATATGTTGGGGATTTTTCAGGGGCAACCAGGCGCGCGAGGTTTTAGACGTCACCTATCTGAGAATGGTCACGGCAAACAAGCTGATTTATCGGTAATGGATAAAGCGCTGAGTTTTGTGCCAGAGTAA
- a CDS encoding PspC domain-containing protein, with protein MNSFNRQRGWYKDTLNKKLSGVCSGLAHRLDFPVWATRLVTILLFLSFPFAVALGYFIAHCCLEDKAY; from the coding sequence ATGAATAGTTTTAATCGCCAACGTGGTTGGTATAAAGATACGTTAAACAAAAAACTATCTGGTGTGTGTAGCGGCTTAGCGCATAGGTTGGATTTTCCGGTATGGGCAACTCGTTTAGTTACTATTTTATTATTTTTGAGCTTTCCGTTTGCAGTAGCCTTGGGTTACTTTATTGCGCATTGTTGCCTTGAAGATAAAGCATATTAA
- a CDS encoding TIGR04219 family outer membrane beta-barrel protein — protein sequence MKKYCLAAALSMACLAPAAQADTLLGLYVGVDGWKTDNDGQFSYKNNASQDFDFEDETFVSYYAALEHPVPLVPNIKLKYTELELNGSAVLSDTFSFNGSDYVVGTTVNTVSDLTHIDYIFYYEIFDNDLVSIDLGLNAKQFDGDIVVNGTTQEGGTNFTETKDFSGFVPLAYGRAEAGLPFTGLSVFFEGSFLAIDDSKVQDYQVGVAWELIDNLAVDVAIKAGYRSMILELDDVDDITTDIDASGPFAGIQVHF from the coding sequence ATGAAAAAGTATTGTTTAGCAGCTGCCCTTTCAATGGCATGTTTAGCACCTGCAGCCCAAGCAGACACTCTATTAGGTTTATATGTAGGTGTTGATGGTTGGAAAACTGATAATGACGGACAGTTTTCTTACAAAAATAATGCATCTCAAGATTTTGATTTTGAAGATGAAACATTTGTAAGTTACTACGCAGCTCTTGAGCACCCAGTGCCACTAGTTCCAAATATTAAGCTAAAGTATACAGAACTTGAACTTAATGGTTCAGCTGTGCTTTCAGATACCTTTAGCTTTAATGGTTCTGATTATGTCGTTGGTACTACGGTAAATACCGTTAGTGATTTAACACATATCGATTACATTTTTTACTACGAAATTTTTGACAACGATTTAGTATCAATCGACTTAGGTTTAAATGCTAAGCAGTTTGATGGTGATATTGTGGTAAATGGTACAACTCAAGAAGGCGGTACTAACTTTACTGAAACTAAAGATTTTTCGGGCTTTGTTCCACTTGCTTATGGTCGTGCTGAAGCTGGCTTACCATTTACGGGTTTAAGTGTATTTTTTGAAGGTAGCTTTTTGGCTATCGACGATAGTAAAGTACAAGATTACCAAGTAGGCGTTGCGTGGGAGTTAATTGATAACCTGGCGGTAGATGTAGCTATTAAAGCCGGTTACCGTTCTATGATATTAGAACTTGATGATGTTGATGATATTACAACTGATATTGATGCCTCAGGCCCATTTGCTGGTATTCAAGTTCACTTTTAA
- a CDS encoding DUF2333 family protein yields MSQHKGKIVGALVVLLIIFYAIAVYWSTEPARFNVVSNAKEQAALKSETMVTGYTTTSTLITVASTLLEKPGGYLSNDVMPPSVIMDDMPAWEYGALEMVRDLALSMRKDFSRSQSQSTEHEALKKAQPQFNISSEAWAWPSAEGEYQKGIDYLLVYRAQIANQHERDSQFYARADNLRSWLKEAEKRLGSLSQRLSASVGQDKVNTDLAGNSSNKQATYTPLQQQVRTSWWEIDDVFYESRGATWALLHFLQAVEYDFADVLEKKNARVSLQQIIRELEATQETVWSPIILNGNGFGYVANHSLVMANYISRANAALIELSELLAQG; encoded by the coding sequence ATGTCGCAACATAAAGGAAAAATAGTAGGTGCACTTGTTGTACTGCTTATCATATTTTACGCCATTGCAGTTTATTGGAGTACCGAGCCTGCACGTTTTAATGTAGTTAGCAATGCTAAAGAGCAAGCAGCCCTTAAAAGTGAAACTATGGTGACTGGCTACACAACCACATCTACATTAATAACAGTAGCGAGCACTTTACTTGAAAAACCAGGTGGTTATTTATCAAATGATGTGATGCCGCCAAGTGTAATTATGGATGATATGCCAGCGTGGGAATATGGCGCACTTGAAATGGTGCGAGATTTAGCGCTTTCTATGCGTAAAGACTTTAGCCGTTCTCAGTCGCAATCAACCGAGCATGAAGCACTTAAAAAGGCGCAGCCACAATTTAATATTAGTTCTGAAGCATGGGCGTGGCCGAGTGCTGAAGGTGAATACCAAAAAGGAATTGATTACCTACTTGTATATCGTGCGCAGATTGCGAATCAACATGAGCGTGATAGCCAGTTTTATGCGCGCGCAGATAACCTACGTAGTTGGCTTAAAGAAGCTGAAAAGCGTTTAGGTAGTTTAAGCCAACGTTTGAGTGCAAGCGTAGGGCAAGACAAAGTAAATACCGATTTAGCCGGTAACTCTTCAAATAAGCAGGCGACTTACACTCCACTTCAGCAACAAGTAAGAACATCGTGGTGGGAAATTGATGATGTATTTTACGAGTCACGTGGTGCTACATGGGCACTTTTACACTTTTTACAGGCGGTAGAGTATGACTTTGCTGATGTACTTGAAAAGAAAAATGCACGTGTTAGCTTACAACAAATTATACGTGAGCTTGAGGCAACTCAAGAAACCGTGTGGAGCCCAATAATTTTAAACGGGAATGGTTTTGGCTACGTAGCTAACCACTCTTTAGTTATGGCAAATTATATTTCTAGAGCCAATGCGGCTTTAATCGAACTTAGCGAACTACTAGCTCAAGGATAA
- a CDS encoding copper chaperone PCu(A)C — protein MTKLCFSMASALVFSFFSSSLAAHAGHEHDADVAELEVTNVQVREFLPASSSSVGYLTIINHSGTPATLTKATLEGLERVEIHEHSHVNGMMKMQQVESVTIKAHESVSFQPGGYHLMVFDPQEPLKVGQERKLTLYFNDGNRLFTNAQVVSLEAQAAQSKPSKHHAHH, from the coding sequence ATGACGAAACTGTGTTTTTCGATGGCTTCTGCATTAGTATTTAGTTTTTTTTCGTCATCATTGGCGGCGCACGCAGGGCATGAACATGACGCTGATGTGGCCGAACTTGAAGTCACCAACGTACAGGTTAGAGAGTTTTTACCAGCAAGCAGCTCAAGCGTTGGTTACTTAACAATAATTAATCACAGTGGAACGCCGGCAACATTAACCAAGGCAACACTTGAAGGTTTAGAGCGAGTAGAAATACACGAACATTCACATGTTAATGGCATGATGAAAATGCAACAGGTTGAATCGGTGACAATTAAAGCCCATGAGAGCGTAAGCTTTCAGCCTGGTGGCTATCATTTAATGGTATTTGATCCACAAGAGCCATTAAAAGTAGGGCAAGAACGTAAACTCACGCTATATTTTAATGACGGTAACCGCTTGTTTACTAATGCTCAAGTGGTATCTCTTGAGGCGCAAGCTGCGCAGTCAAAGCCATCTAAACATCACGCTCATCACTAG
- a CDS encoding transcriptional repressor: MNIESLVSKAKQVCDNRGARFTPIREKVFRLLASAQGGVGAYDLLEQLKVTETGAKPATIYRALDFLAELGFIHKIESTNAFMLCHHFDHIHPVQLLICDTCGFVKELHSSIISHELNNLAAESGFVVSGQTIEAHGKCESCRAS, from the coding sequence ATGAATATAGAATCACTTGTAAGTAAAGCAAAACAAGTTTGTGATAACCGTGGTGCGCGTTTTACGCCAATCCGCGAAAAAGTATTTCGCCTGTTAGCCAGCGCTCAAGGCGGCGTAGGTGCTTACGATTTACTAGAGCAATTAAAAGTAACAGAAACAGGCGCTAAGCCTGCAACAATTTACCGTGCTCTAGACTTTTTAGCTGAGCTTGGCTTTATTCATAAAATTGAAAGCACAAATGCATTTATGCTGTGTCATCATTTTGATCATATTCACCCTGTACAGTTATTAATTTGCGATACTTGCGGCTTTGTTAAAGAGCTGCACTCTAGTATTATCTCGCATGAGCTAAACAACTTAGCTGCCGAAAGCGGCTTTGTTGTATCAGGCCAAACTATAGAAGCACATGGTAAATGTGAGTCTTGCAGAGCATCGTAA
- a CDS encoding SRPBCC family protein encodes MLIKPLKMLIQGVLLLSLVLILIGLTLPQHYSVIKTVEINAAQEIVKPLITDFSQWYKWSPWEKVDSSIEFNVGEPSSGVGAHQSWQGQWGYGEMTITSVSHNKVNFNILLNAEHIITGTFTFIEQNNIVTLTCAIQGQTTAPLISGYTAILSEYVLSNTVSLGLNNLQTIAQLSDPQRVEQSHDSQNSPSEN; translated from the coding sequence GTGCTTATTAAACCATTAAAAATGCTTATACAAGGTGTGCTATTGTTGTCATTAGTATTGATACTTATTGGCCTTACACTTCCACAGCACTATAGCGTGATCAAAACAGTAGAGATAAATGCAGCTCAGGAAATAGTAAAACCACTGATTACCGATTTTAGCCAATGGTATAAATGGTCTCCTTGGGAGAAAGTAGACTCGAGTATTGAGTTTAATGTAGGCGAACCATCCTCTGGTGTTGGTGCCCATCAGTCATGGCAAGGTCAATGGGGCTATGGCGAAATGACCATTACCTCTGTAAGTCATAACAAAGTAAATTTTAATATTTTATTAAACGCTGAGCACATAATTACAGGTACTTTTACGTTTATAGAACAAAATAATATTGTTACTTTAACCTGCGCCATTCAGGGCCAAACCACAGCCCCTTTAATATCTGGCTACACTGCAATTTTAAGCGAATATGTACTTAGCAATACAGTTTCTTTGGGGTTAAACAACCTTCAAACCATTGCTCAGCTTAGTGATCCACAAAGGGTAGAACAAAGCCATGACAGTCAAAACAGCCCAAGCGAGAATTAA
- a CDS encoding MarC family protein has protein sequence MHELLAIFIFFFAVIDPIGTVPVFIAVTRGEDDKFKRKVIFKAVGVSALVLMFFVLAGEQLLNAIEIPLSAFQIAGGIVLLIFALSMIFGESKPETEIKSVRDSMETAIFPLAIPSIASPGAMLGAVLMTRNEEYTWVEQLLTSSMMLAVLAVVLVLLLLATQVHKLIGDSGASIISRIMGLILSSVAVTNILNGIAHYFGLQVFS, from the coding sequence ATGCATGAATTATTAGCGATATTTATTTTCTTTTTTGCTGTAATAGACCCTATAGGCACTGTACCCGTATTTATCGCAGTCACCCGCGGAGAAGACGATAAGTTTAAGCGAAAAGTAATATTTAAAGCGGTAGGTGTATCGGCATTAGTATTAATGTTTTTTGTATTAGCTGGAGAGCAGCTGTTAAACGCAATTGAAATTCCGCTTTCTGCTTTTCAAATAGCAGGAGGTATTGTATTACTTATTTTTGCCCTGTCGATGATATTTGGCGAAAGTAAGCCTGAAACCGAAATAAAAAGTGTGCGCGATAGTATGGAAACAGCTATTTTTCCGCTTGCGATCCCCTCTATAGCAAGCCCAGGAGCCATGTTAGGCGCCGTTTTAATGACTCGTAATGAAGAATATACGTGGGTTGAACAATTATTAACATCTTCGATGATGCTCGCTGTATTAGCTGTTGTGCTGGTTTTATTACTCCTTGCAACGCAAGTGCATAAATTAATAGGCGATAGTGGCGCAAGTATTATAAGTAGAATAATGGGGCTTATTTTAAGCTCTGTTGCTGTAACTAATATTTTAAATGGTATAGCGCACTACTTTGGCTTACAGGTATTTTCTTAG
- a CDS encoding PspA/IM30 family protein — MSIFNRVNDVIQSNIVAMLDKAQDPEKLLNLMLTEMQDALNECRSTAASLLCEEKVLKRQIENKNTELKNWQTKAELAIEKGRDDLAKSALIEKQRVIDVIASKQAALETLKESIIKITADCERLQQKMAQAKTKQAQLIKRHDVAIAREKISTTLQSEKVANALSRFEQVEQRVESIEAQVEAYELTDTANTTATQIEALVKNEKIDAELAQLKASLKTDLKHTA; from the coding sequence ATGAGCATATTTAACCGCGTAAACGATGTAATTCAATCAAATATTGTTGCCATGCTTGATAAAGCACAAGACCCAGAAAAACTATTAAACCTAATGCTTACAGAGATGCAAGATGCGCTTAATGAGTGCCGAAGCACGGCAGCTTCTTTACTTTGTGAGGAAAAAGTACTTAAACGTCAAATCGAAAATAAAAATACTGAACTTAAAAATTGGCAAACCAAAGCAGAGTTAGCTATTGAGAAGGGCCGTGACGATCTTGCAAAGTCGGCTCTCATCGAAAAACAGCGTGTAATAGATGTTATTGCCAGTAAGCAAGCTGCGCTTGAAACGTTAAAAGAGTCGATTATAAAAATTACAGCTGATTGCGAACGACTTCAACAAAAAATGGCTCAGGCTAAAACTAAGCAAGCGCAATTAATTAAGCGCCACGATGTTGCCATTGCTAGAGAAAAAATAAGCACTACTTTGCAAAGCGAAAAAGTAGCAAACGCACTCTCTAGGTTTGAGCAAGTAGAGCAAAGAGTAGAAAGCATTGAAGCACAAGTTGAAGCATATGAGTTAACCGATACAGCAAATACAACAGCCACGCAAATAGAAGCACTTGTTAAAAACGAAAAAATTGACGCTGAACTAGCTCAGCTTAAAGCTAGCTTAAAAACTGATTTAAAACACACGGCTTAA